One Kazachstania africana CBS 2517 chromosome 5, complete genome DNA window includes the following coding sequences:
- the COI1 gene encoding Coi1p (similar to Saccharomyces cerevisiae YDR381C-A; ancestral locus Anc_5.459): MNSSASPFRTVGKSVLYAFGIGIAAIFISKSIIRDRRDKHFITAARVMKDNEDDKNRDYYDNVALVRPGFPLPREEQTLKRKNRYEGTGVSAATRKRGDKLGFWDRRNN; the protein is encoded by the exons atgaaCTCTTCGGCAAGTCCATTCAGAACGGTTGG TAAGAGTGTATTATATGCATTTGGAATTGGTATAGCAGCAATATTTATATCTAAATCCATCATTAGAGATAGAAGGGATAAGCATTTTATAACAGCTGCCAGAGTTAtgaaagataatgaagatgataagaATAGGGATTATTATGATAATGTTGCACTGGTGAGGCCAGGTTTTCCTCTGCCCAGGGAAGAACAGACCTTAAAGAGGAAAAATAGGTATGAGGGTACCGGTGTAAGTGCAGCGACTCGCAAGAGAGGTGATAAACTGGGATTTTGGgatagaagaaataattaa
- the YRA1 gene encoding RNA-binding protein YRA1 (similar to Saccharomyces cerevisiae YRA1 (YDR381W); ancestral locus Anc_5.458) — MSANLNKSLDEIIGTRPKRATRGARAAAPRRATKQVNHRRSQPVNRQRTSRGPANAVSRVARMLNSSASSLTKVNVEGLPRDIKQDAVREFFSSQVGGVQSVLLSYNERGQSTGMANITFRNSESAKVAVNKFNGAPIDGGRSKLRLNLIVDPTQSRQDLSQRIKPLPTRGQNQGPQRGNRPAAPVRGPNRKAALAKKKTQRPKKEKPAKKSLEDLDKEMADYFGDSSNAAAATGN; from the exons ATGTCCGCTAACTTAAACAAGTCACTAGATGAAATCATTGGTACCAGACCAAAGAGAGCCACCCGTGGAGCTCGTGCCGCTGCTCCAAGAAGAGCTACCAAGCAGGTCAACCACCGTCGTTCGCAACCAGTCAACAGACAAAGAACCTCTAGAGGTCCAGCAAATGCCGTTTCAAGGGTTGCTAGAATGCTAAACTCATCTGCTAGCTCTTTGACAAAAGTTAACGTTGAAGGTCTACCAAGAGACATCAAACAGGACGCTGTTAGA gaatttttttcttcccaAGTCGGTGGTGTCCAAAGTGTCCTATTGAGTTACAACGAAAGAGGTCAATCCACTGGTATGGCTAATATAACATTCAGAAACAGTGAATCTGCAAAGGTCGCCGTTAACAAGTTTAATGGTGCTCCAATTGATGGTGGCAGATCTAAATTAagattgaatttgattgttGATCCAACTCAATCTCGTCAAGATTTATCACAGAGAATCAAACCATTACCAACCAGAGGCCAAAATCAAGGCCCGCAAAGAGGTAACAGACCAGCTGCTCCAGTTAGAGGTCCAAACAGAAAAGCTGCTTTAGCTAAGAAGAAGACTCAACGtccaaagaaagagaagcCTGCCAAGAAAAGTTTAGAGGATTTAGACAAAGAAATGGCCGACTATTTCGGTGATAGCAGTAATGCCGCTGCTGCCACAGGTAACTAA
- the ARO10 gene encoding phenylpyruvate decarboxylase ARO10 (similar to Saccharomyces cerevisiae ARO10 (YDR380W); ancestral locus Anc_5.456) translates to MAPVTLHTDSVPYSFQYKSIAKDQIRFGEYIFQRILSCGTKSVFGVPGDFNLPLLEYLYDDSIINQGLRWIGTCNELNAAYAADGYSRYSQGIGCLITTYGVGELSAMNGIAGAFAENVKLLHIVGVARSIDSQHDDFKQRNLHHLVPQLNDSNFSGPNHKIYYEMVKDRISCSTEYLENIDTACDQVDKVIMDIYRYSKPGYIFVPCDFVNMMVDTKNLLQRPKITFQDCILQDDKLNQIDQITNLILDQIYSSKSPAIIGDVLTDRYHGNKLLNEFITLTKIWNFTTFNGKSIINEQNPYYMGLYNGNEGAETVIDRFLKCDLIINVGIDINEINHGHYTFSYRQNAKLIEMHPTYIRLYDTGSHEETLFKGINFIHVLKRMLIKIDIKRFDFDYDPSVTKFDPTIELKFPSADPDSNKITQNFLAQNVPDYLNDGDVLVVETGAFQFATRDFLLPDQLKYITQGFYLSIGTALPAALGVGIAMQDYPRCHLYGKIPETYNPRLILMEGDGAAQMTVQELSSFIRYNIPIEIILLNNDGYTIERAILGPTRSYNDIMAWNWTKIFEALGDFDNKATVNTTIKSPSKLLNKFKQLKNETERNKIEFIEVILGVLDYPEQLKSMVEAAKVKKPKA, encoded by the coding sequence ATGGCACCTGTCACTTTGCATACTGACTCTGTGCCTTACTCATTCCAATATAAATCCATTGCTAAAGACCAAATTAGATTCGGTgaatatatctttcaaagaatcttATCTTGTGGTACTAAATCTGTATTCGGTGTACCAGgtgatttcaatttaccaCTACTAGAATATTTATATGATGACAGTATTATCAATCAAGGTCTTAGATGGATAGGCACGTGtaatgaattgaatgcCGCTTATGCGGCAGATGGATATTCTCGCTATTCTCAAGGTATCGGCTGTTTAATCACTACATATGGTGTCGGGGAATTATCTGCTATGAATGGTATTGCTGGCGCATTTGCTGAAAACGTTAAATTGTTACATATCGTTGGTGTGGCAAGATCAATAGATTCTCAACATGATGACTTtaaacaaagaaatttacACCATTTAGTACCacaattgaatgattcaaatttctctgGTCCAAATcataaaatttattatgAAATGGTTAAAGATCGTATCTCTTGTTCAACTGaatatttagaaaatatCGATACAGCTTGCGATCAAGTTGATAAAGTTATCATGGATATTTACAGATATTCTAAACCAGGTTATATTTTTGTTCCATGTGATTTTGTTAATATGATGGTCGATACGAAAAACTTGTTACAAAGACCAAAAATTACGTTCCAAGATTGTATATTACAGgatgataaattgaatcaaattgaccaaattacaaatttgattctGGATCAAATCTATTCAAGTAAATCACCCGCTATAATTGGTGATGTCTTGACCGATCGTTACCATggtaataaattattaaatgaatttattacatTGACCAAAATATGGAACTTCACCACTTTCAATGGCAAATCAATTATTAATGAACAAAATCCATATTACATGGGTCTTTATAATGGTAATGAAGGTGCAGAAACCGTTATTGAcagatttttgaaatgcGATTTAATTATCAACGTCGGAATTGacattaatgaaattaatcaTGGACACTATACTTTCTCATATCGTCAAAATGctaaattaattgaaatGCATCCCACTTACATCAGATTATATGACACTGGGTCCCATGAGGAAACACTCTTCAAGggaatcaatttcattcatgTTTTGAAACGAATGTTAATCAAAATTGAcattaaaagatttgattttgattatgATCCATCAGTAACTAAATTTGACCCAACCATTGAATTAAAATTCCCATCAGCTGATCCCGATAGTAATAAGATTACccaaaatttcttggcaCAGAATGTTCCAGattatttaaatgatgGTGATGTCCTCGTTGTGGAAACTGGTGCATTCCAATTTGCAACTAGAGACTTCCTACTACCAGAccaattgaaatatattaCACAAGGATTTTACTTGTCAATAGGTACTGCATTGCCTGCAGCATTAGGTGTAGGCATTGCCATGCAAGATTACCCTCGTTGTCATCTGTACGGTAAAATTCCAGAAACTTACAATCCAAGATTGATATTAATGGAAGGTGACGGTGCAGCACAAATGACTGTGCAGGAGCTGTCCTCTTTTATCCGTTACAACATCCCcattgaaatcattcttttgaataacGACGGTTATACCATTGAAAGGGCCATTTTGGGTCCCACAAGATCCTACAATGATATAATGGCATGGAATTGGACAAAGATCTTCGAAGCGTTAGGTGATTTCGATAATAAAGCAACCGTTAACACCACAATAAAGTCACCATCAAAGctattaaataaatttaaacaattgaaaaatgaaacgGAACGTAACAAGATCGAATTCATTGAGGTCATTCTAGGAGTCCTGGACTACCCAGAGCAACTCAAGTCCATGGTCGAAGCTGCCAAAGTCAAGAAACCAAAGGCCTAG
- the SDH6 gene encoding Sdh6p (similar to Saccharomyces cerevisiae YDR379C-A; ancestral locus Anc_5.454), producing the protein MAVRKFTGLQRDVLHLYRQWIRLAFQKPSANRQNFLNYIHLEFHKNRDLRRKDFTTIEYLIRNGQKKLKTFQNPNLKNIH; encoded by the coding sequence ATGGCCGTGAGAAAGTTTACTGGTTTACAAAGAGATGTGCTCCATCTATACAGGCAATGGATCAGATTAGCTTTCCAAAAACCATCGGCAAATAGGCAAAACTTTTTAAACTATATACATCTGGAATTTCATAAGAATAGAGACTTAAGACGTAAAGATTTCACTACCATAGAATATCTTATACGGAATGGacagaaaaaattgaaaactttcCAAAACccaaatctgaaaaatattcattga
- the RGA2 gene encoding GTPase-activating protein RGA2 (similar to Saccharomyces cerevisiae RGA2 (YDR379W) and RGA1 (YOR127W); ancestral locus Anc_5.453) → MVDHSFIILCDYRLVSCKENRGVRNFHIAVLNPEMSRISCNRCGQLVDEKAKYMDYHGMKWHPDCFSCHKCGTSLEPDIEANDFVILERTGALFCRHCSSYCHLCNENIDGSAIVLGSTNEIICESCFCCSKCKKPIRDLKYTKSKKGLFCIDCHRVLLEKRENLLAKQNMLVPERSPSRPNSNNSNTSKEMIVSGSSKSSLEPNNDDVGHKRNISIDDMLKNTLDDDFKFSDDDDDDDTDSLAESISNTLTFTPSIEISSQTVPEHRFVKSPISSPILTATEERQGLALNLPKLNNNNYFNPISTTINLSSNTAANKTQSPPKKLSRSFSLRSKNIFKTFKTRNETTDTHSGWGVGNAPKSSQFQPRSRIKGRSDTFLMTTPKKEQLASPSPSKVAMFRTPPPDNSGRFDNIRPTVGYSATDSRVSMDHHRSISLQTTSYRYETAVEKEIKDAELRLRKLKLDLINLENNKAALLNEIDVLTTSKNNLLKEVESLRNDTKIHSRSKSIWKLFNGSTNGDNSGMKSPNLSSGNSNSDNSSLGVIEYDKFFLLELVYKCMNFVESQTLYLQKEGIYRKSGSTLQIENVEKKLLNGESFNALVNESVKDEDSEFVHVICGVMKRILRLFKEPVINFENYELLIEFVRRNNLLKELPLSGGESLNGQLYEYCMNEITRILMNLPVENYKLLKNLKLHVEKIVQFERYNKMNLHNLSLIFTPTILLDSTGIKEMVDLNERNYIVEFTFEYINFQ, encoded by the coding sequence ATGGTCGATCATAGCTTTATCATATTGTGTGATTACCGGCTTGTTAGTTGCAAGGAGAATAGAGGAGTacgaaattttcatattgCAGTACTGAACCCTGAGATGTCTCGGATTTCCTGTAATAGATGTGGTCAGTTGGTCGATGAGAAAGCTAAATACATGGACTATCATGGTATGAAATGGCATCCAGACTGTTTTAGCTGCCACAAGTGTGGTACTTCGTTAGAGCCTGATATCGAGGCTAACGATTTTGTCATTTTGGAAAGGACAGGTGCCCTTTTCTGTAGGCACTGTTCCAGTTACTGTCATTTGtgtaatgaaaatattgatggTTCTGCAATAGTACTGGGATCCACTAACGAAATCATCTGCGAGAGCTGTTTCTGTTGCTCCAAATGTAAGAAACCTATACGGGACTTGAAATATACGAAGAGCAAGAAGGGTCTGTTCTGTATTGATTGTCATAGAGTTCTGCTTgagaaaagagaaaatctATTGGCAAAACAAAATATGCTGGTTCCAGAGAGATCTCCAAGCAGGCCAAACTCCAACAATAGCAATACCAGTAAGGAAATGATAGTCTCTGGGAGTTCAAAAAGTAGTTTGGAGCCTAACAATGATGATGTAGGTCACAAGAGAAATATATCGATTGATGatatgttgaaaaatacatTAGATGACGATTTCAAGTTctctgatgatgatgatgatgatgatactGATAGTTTGGCTGAATCTATTAGCAATACACTTACCTTTACACCTAGCATTGAAATTTCCAGCCAAACGGTACCGGAACATCGATTTGTAAAGAGTCCTATTAGTAGTCCTATTTTGACCGCGACTGAAGAAAGACAAGGGCTGGCGttaaatttaccaaaacttaataataataattacTTCAATCCAATTTCCACTACCATTAATCTATCCTCTAATACAGCGGCCAACAAAACGCAGTCACCACCGAAGAAATTGAGTAGATCATTTTCACTGAgatccaaaaatattttcaaaacgTTTAAAACGAGGAATGAGACGACTGATACCCATTCTGGTTGGGGTGTGGGTAATGCCCCCAAATCGTCACAATTCCAACCTAGGAGTAGAATAAAAGGGCGTAGTGATACTTTCCTTATGACGACTCCGAAAAAGGAACAACTTGCATCACCCTCACCATCTAAAGTTGCCATGTTTAGAACACCACCTCCAGATAATAGTGGAAGGTTTGACAATATCAGGCCGACTGTGGGGTACTCAGCGACAGATTCTCGTGTTTCGATGGATCATCATAGATCTATCAGTCTACAGACTACAAGTTATCGATATGAGACTGCTGTTGAGAAAGAGATTAAAGATGCTGAATTAAGATTACGTAAGTTGAAATTAGATTTAATTAATTTGGAGAATAATAAGGCGGCATTgttgaatgaaattgatgtaTTAACTACCAGTAAGAACAacttattgaaagaagttgaatCGTTGAGAAATGATACCAAGATACACAGTAGATCCAAATCTATCTGGaaacttttcaatggtaGTACCAATGGTGATAATTCAGGGATGAAATCACCGAATTTATCCTCTGGGAATTCAAATAGTGATAATTCCTCGTTGGGGGTAATTGAGTAcgataaattctttttacTTGAATTAGTCTATAAATGTATGAATTTTGTTGAATCGCAAACTTTATATCTACAAAAGGAAGGAATTTATAGAAAATCTGGGTCCACTTTACAGATTGAAAATGtggagaaaaaattattaaatggTGAATCTTTTAATGCTTTAGTCAACGAAAGTgttaaagatgaagattcAGAATTTGTTCATGTTATATGTGGTGTAATGAAGAGAATATTAAGATTATTCAAGGAGCCAGtgattaattttgaaaattatgaatTGTTGATAGAATTTGtcagaagaaataatttaCTTAAAGAATTACCACTGAGTGGTGGTGAATCATTGAATGGACAATTATACGAATATTGTATGAATGAAATAACAAggattttaatgaatttaccGGttgaaaattataaactattgaaaaacttgaaattgCATGTCgaaaaaattgttcaatttgaaagatacaATAAGATGAATTTGCATAATCTTTCGTTAATTTTTACGCCTACGATATTATTGGATTCTACGGGTATTAAAGAGATGGTTGATCTGAACgaaagaaattatattGTTGAGTTTacatttgaatatataaattttcaatga
- the LSM6 gene encoding U4/U6-U5 snRNP complex subunit LSM6 (similar to Saccharomyces cerevisiae LSM6 (YDR378C); ancestral locus Anc_5.452) translates to MREREKKTGRKCTSRIVSRKYIPLAVLSLVTRVSLQLSKLLHHIMSETSTVSTQFLSDIIGKPVNVKLHSGMLYTGLLQSIDGFMNVALAQVTEHYESKENGLLTKYNSDVFLRGTQVMYISEV, encoded by the coding sequence AtgagagagagagaaaaaaaaactggTAGAAAGTGCACTTCACGCATAGTTTCAAGGAAGTATATACCATTAGCCGTTCTCAGTTTGGTCACTCGAGTGTCTTTGCaactatcaaaattattacatCACATAATGTCCGAAACTTCTACTGTCTCTACACAATTTTTATCAGATATAATAGGCAAGCCGGTCAATGTTAAACTACATTCAGGCATGCTATATACAGGCCTACTACAGTCTATAGACGGTTTTATGAATGTAGCATTAGCACAAGTTACAGAGCACTATGAAAGTAAGGAGAATGGTCTCTTGACGAAGTATAATTCCGATGTTTTCCTCAGAGGTACCCAAGTCATGTATATTAGTGAAGTATAG
- the ATP17 gene encoding F1F0 ATP synthase subunit f (similar to Saccharomyces cerevisiae ATP17 (YDR377W); ancestral locus Anc_5.451), with protein sequence MSSNIIFRRSISTLIPPKIVSAKQIGSQPNAKRVSNMVSFYKLLPRGPAKTTDTKNTGVINWYKAKYFNDDQASGKPLLHLCGALILLGYSMEYYLHLRHQKHEEHH encoded by the coding sequence ATGAGCAGTAATATTATATTCAGACGTTCGATTTCAACGTTGATCCCACCAAAGATAGTGTCCGCTAAACAGATTGGGTCGCAACCCAATGCTAAGAGAGTATCGAATATGGTTAGTTTCTACAAATTACTGCCCAGGGGACCCGCCAAGACGACCGATACGAAGAATACAGGGGTAATTAACTGGTACAAGgccaaatatttcaatgatgatCAAGCCAGTGGGAAGCCCTTATTGCATCTATGTGGGGCCCTGATACTTTTAGGTTACTCAATGGAATACTATCTACATTTGAGACACCAGAAACACGAAGAGCATCATTAA
- the ARH1 gene encoding NADPH-adrenodoxin reductase (similar to Saccharomyces cerevisiae ARH1 (YDR376W); ancestral locus Anc_5.450) produces the protein MKNVSIVGSGPAGFYTAYRLLKKAVEPLSVKIWEKRPIPFGLSRFGVAPDHPEVKNCEETFTSIFTETLSNGHKVQFLGDVEIGNGGVKLMDLLSKEDVVVLSYGCSDDRRLHIPGEANASGVFTSREFVNWYNGDLNMSQPDSKLNQFDWNKVKNVGIIGNGNVALDITRVLISNKIKEIWDPTDISVMALEKLRKAPIENIKIIGRRDFVHSKFTNKELRELWELEKFGIHGKIDSKYFDPEQLLQQFGKNRPLKRRIEMCMEYLKPFEKRSPKYKKFEQFAGLVDTPSWELDYLKTPVRINSDIETGAIKSLTLHGNKISEENRLTNDGTEYTYNIDLLIESLGYKGKPLQEFDELGIKFNDHVSTNAKGQVLTMSDAIVPRLYATGWIRTGSKGVIAATMQDAFTVADSVLNEVSATNANLGGFNTQDIPHTTWSDWEKINLSEISKGAVLKKSRLKYLSYAEMLRCLD, from the coding sequence ATGAAGAACGTATCAATTGTGGGATCTGGACCCGCTGGGTTCTACACTGCATATCGTCTGTTGAAAAAGGCAGTTGAGCCCTTATCGGTCAAGATTTGGGAGAAACGACCAATCCCGTTTGGGTTGAGTAGGTTTGGTGTAGCTCCAGATCACCCAGAAGTAAAAAATTGTGAAGAAACGTTTACATCCATTTTCACAGAGACATTGAGTAATGGACACAAGGTTCAATTCCTGGGGGATGTCGAAATTGGTAATGGTGGAGTGAAATTGATGGATCTGCTATCGAAGGAAGATGTGGTCGTGTTGTCCTATGGCTGTTCTGATGATAGAAGATTGCATATCCCAGGAGAGGCAAACGCTAGCGGTGTTTTCACCAGTAGGGAGTTTGTGAATTGGTATAACGGTGATTTGAATATGTCACAGCCAGATTCGAAATTGAACCAGTTTGACTGGAATAAAGTTAAAAATGTGGGGATAATCGGTAATGGGAATGTAGCTCTCGACATCACTAGAGTTTTGATAagtaataaaatcaaagaaatatgGGATCCTACTGATATTTCTGTCATGGctttagaaaaattgagaaaagCACCAATTGAgaatattaaaattattggCAGAAGAGATTTTGTACATTCGAAGTTCACTAATAAAGAATTGAGAGAGTTGTGGGAACTAGAGAAATTTGGTATTCATGGCAAGATCGATTCAAAGTATTTCGATCCGGAACAACTACTACAACAGTTTGGTAAGAATAGacctttgaaaagaagaattgaaatgtgtatggaatatttgaaacCTTTCGAGAAAAGATCACCAAAAtataagaaatttgaacaatttgCAGGCTTGGTAGATACTCCGTCTTGGGAATTGgattatttgaaaactCCCGTAAGGATCAATTCTGATATTGAAACCGGAGCAATCAAATCTCTCACTTTACATGGGAATAAGATCAGTGAAGAGAATAGGTTAACAAACGATGGAACGGAGTACACATACAATATAGATTTATTGATAGAGTCCCTTGGATATAAGGGCAAACCACTACAGGAATTTGATGAGTTAggtatcaaattcaatgatcATGTTTCTACGAACGCTAAAGGACAAGTGCTCACCATGAGCGACGCCATTGTGCCCAGATTGTACGCTACAGGATGGATACGAACAGGAAGCAAAGGTGTCATAGCAGCTACTATGCAAGATGCATTTACTGTTGCAGATAGTGTCTTGAACGAAGTGTCTGCTACGAATGCCAATCTTGGGGGATTCAATACCCAGGATATACCGCATACTACTTGGTCCGACTGggaaaagatcaatttGAGTGAAATTAGTAAGGGAGcagtattgaaaaagagtAGACTGAAGTATCTAAGTTATGCTGAGATGTTGCGTTGTCTTGACTAG
- the PHO92 gene encoding mRNA-binding phosphate metabolism regulator (similar to Saccharomyces cerevisiae YDR374C; ancestral locus Anc_5.446), with amino-acid sequence MEMGNESLTACRGGFIHGKAMSYNFYDTCKPASSNIWSFDSIVGTPLSSKTAYFDESTEGSILHNDIFDPFCDNTGDSSMMRTYCDGAPYVATSQDEDVSRAILPTWVDIPPQSLFFVIKSSSVDHIMKSFDNGIWSSTHYGNKRLSTAFSNLKDSKHGKIFLLFSVNGSGKFCGVAEMTSNLHKNVDTTNIWENSSKYGFAFQVNWIIVRNISNKFLKRFLIPNNEFKPITNSRDTQSIPFNIGTEIVKIFLNRSNRYDEISCFLDE; translated from the coding sequence ATGGAAATGGGGAACGAGTCACTCACTGCATGTCGAGGAGGATTTATCCATGGGAAAGCAATGAGTTACAATTTCTATGATACATGCAAGCCAGCAAGCAGTAATATCTGGTCCTTCGACTCGATTGTTGGAACTCCCTTGAGCTCAAAGACTGCCTATTTCGATGAGTCTACCGAGGGATCAATACTCCATAACGATATCTTCGACCCCTTCTGCGACAACACTGGGGATAGCTCTATGATGCGGACGTATTGTGATGGGGCACCATATGTGGCTACATCTCAGGACGAAGATGTATCTAGAGCGATTCTCCCCACTTGGGTGGATATCCCACCACAATCACTTTTTTTCGTCATTAAATCATCAAGTGTAGATCACATTATGAAATCTTTCGACAATGGAATTTGGTCATCTACTCATTACGGTAACAAGAGACTATCAACTGCGTTCagtaatttgaaagatagCAAACAtggtaaaattttcttactATTTTCTGTTAATGGTTCTGGTAAATTCTGTGGTGTCGCTGAAATGACTTCAAATCTACATAAAAATGTAGATACCACCAATATTTGGGAAAATAGTTCCAAATATGGGTTCGCTTTTCAAGTTAATTGGATCATCGTTAGAAATATATCAAacaaattcttgaaaagattcCTGATcccaaataatgaattcaagCCAATTACAAATTCAAGAGATACGCAGAGCATTCCATTCAATATAGGTACAGAGATTGTTAAGATCTTCTTGAATAGATCAAATCgatatgatgaaatttcatgTTTTTTAGACGAATAA
- the FRQ1 gene encoding frequenin (similar to Saccharomyces cerevisiae FRQ1 (YDR373W); ancestral locus Anc_5.444) has protein sequence MGAKTSKLSKDDLTSLKQSTYFDRREIQQWHKGFLRDCPNGFLKREDFVRIYKQFFPFGSPEDFANHLFDVFDKDNNGYIDFEEFITVLSVTSRGTLEEKLVWAFKLYDLNHDGFITFDEMLTIVNSVYKTMGSMVKLPEDEATPELRVKKIFQLMDKDEDGYITLNEFREGSKVDPSIIGALNLYDGLV, from the coding sequence ATGGGTGCTAAGACATCAAAACTTTCTAAGGATGATTTGACCAGTTTGAAACAATCTACCTATTTTGATCGTCGAGAAATTCAACAATGGCATAAAGGGTTTCTAAGAGATTGTCCCAATggttttttgaaaagagaagattTCGTGAGGATATATAAGCAATTTTTCCCATTTGGATCCCCTGAAGACTTCGCCAATCATCTTTTTGATGTCTTTGATAAGGATAATAATGGttatattgattttgaagaatttatcaCCGTGCTAAGCGTGACGTCGAGAGGTACATTAGAAGAGAAACTTGTATGGGCATTCAAGTTATATGATTTGAACCATGATGGGTTTATAACGTTTGATGAGATGTTGACTATAGTGAATAGTGTGTATAAGACAATGGGATCGATGGTTAAGTTACCGGAGGATGAAGCAACACCAGAATTAAGAGTCAAGAAGATCTTTCAGTTGATGGacaaagatgaagatggcTATATAACGTTGAATGAGTTCAGAGAGGGTTCTAAAGTCGATCCTTCCATCATTGGGGCATTAAATTTATACGATGGGTTAGTATAA